Proteins from one Hymenobacter gelipurpurascens genomic window:
- a CDS encoding AMP-dependent synthetase/ligase yields the protein MDIRRTFDILPQLKQKYNKPDCFASKINGQYTPISTDAAVEKVNQVSLGLRSLGIQKDDKVAIISMNRPEWMFADFGIAQLGATSVPMYPSITVEDYKYIFTDAGVKAVFVSDKKLLDKVLEATQGLDIPAENIFTFDKIAGARHFDELLELGKKGNPADLEPIKAAVQPDDLLTLIYTSGTTGQPKGVMLTHNNILSNCRNAQRFVPVTKDDRALSFLPLCHIFERMVTHIYLINGVSIYYAESMETIADNLREVKPQIFTTVPRLLEKVYDKIVAKGHELEGVKKQLFFWALNLGLKYDNQKDHGFLYNTQLALANKLIFNKWREALGGNLRCIVSGGGALQPRLARVFWSAGIPVMEGYGLTETSPVIAVGGYEPENNMIGTVGPIIDNTEVKIAADGEILTKSESVMKGYYNKPELTAKEFDEEGWFHTGDIGEIVDGKFLKITDRKKEMFKTSGGKYIAPQVLESKLKESPLVEQCMVVGDGQKFPSALVIPSFDDLKGWCKRNSIDCNCSNEELVKKEQVVKMYEDLVHKYNKDFAQWEQVKKIVLLPQLWTVETGEMTPTLKVKRKIITANNKDLIDSLYQQAVKS from the coding sequence ATGGACATCCGTCGCACCTTCGACATTCTACCCCAGCTTAAGCAGAAGTACAATAAACCTGATTGCTTCGCCTCCAAGATAAATGGCCAGTATACGCCCATCAGCACCGATGCGGCAGTAGAAAAGGTAAATCAGGTAAGCTTGGGGCTGCGCAGCTTGGGCATCCAAAAAGATGATAAGGTGGCCATCATCTCGATGAACCGCCCGGAGTGGATGTTCGCCGATTTTGGTATTGCCCAGCTCGGCGCCACCAGCGTGCCGATGTACCCCAGCATCACGGTGGAAGATTACAAGTACATCTTTACGGATGCCGGCGTGAAAGCTGTTTTCGTGTCTGATAAGAAACTGCTCGATAAGGTGCTGGAGGCCACGCAAGGCTTGGATATTCCGGCCGAGAATATCTTCACCTTCGATAAGATTGCCGGAGCCCGGCACTTTGATGAATTGCTGGAACTAGGGAAAAAAGGCAACCCCGCCGACCTAGAACCTATCAAAGCTGCCGTGCAGCCCGACGACCTGCTGACCCTGATTTACACCTCCGGCACCACCGGTCAGCCCAAAGGCGTAATGCTGACGCACAACAACATCCTCAGCAACTGCCGCAACGCGCAACGCTTTGTGCCCGTCACAAAGGATGATAGGGCGTTGAGCTTCCTGCCGCTCTGCCACATCTTCGAGCGCATGGTAACGCATATCTACCTCATCAATGGGGTAAGCATTTACTATGCTGAGAGCATGGAAACCATTGCGGATAACCTGCGCGAAGTGAAGCCCCAGATCTTTACCACCGTGCCGCGTTTGTTGGAGAAAGTATATGATAAGATTGTGGCGAAAGGCCACGAGCTGGAAGGCGTGAAAAAGCAGCTGTTCTTCTGGGCCCTGAACCTCGGCCTGAAGTACGACAACCAGAAAGACCACGGCTTCCTCTACAACACGCAATTGGCGCTGGCCAATAAGCTGATTTTCAATAAATGGCGCGAAGCCCTGGGGGGTAATCTGCGCTGCATTGTAAGTGGGGGCGGAGCCCTGCAGCCGCGCCTGGCTCGGGTGTTTTGGTCGGCGGGTATTCCCGTTATGGAAGGCTACGGCCTCACTGAAACCTCGCCGGTAATTGCGGTGGGCGGCTACGAGCCCGAGAACAATATGATTGGCACTGTAGGCCCTATCATCGATAACACGGAAGTGAAAATTGCTGCTGATGGTGAGATTCTGACCAAGTCGGAGTCGGTGATGAAAGGCTATTACAACAAGCCCGAATTAACGGCGAAGGAGTTTGACGAGGAGGGCTGGTTCCATACCGGTGACATCGGCGAGATAGTAGACGGGAAGTTCCTCAAAATAACGGACCGTAAGAAGGAGATGTTCAAAACCTCAGGCGGCAAGTACATTGCCCCGCAGGTACTGGAAAGCAAGCTAAAGGAGTCGCCGCTGGTAGAGCAGTGCATGGTCGTCGGCGACGGGCAAAAGTTTCCGTCCGCTCTCGTTATTCCTTCCTTTGATGACCTGAAAGGCTGGTGCAAGCGCAACAGCATAGACTGCAATTGCTCCAATGAGGAGCTCGTCAAGAAAGAGCAGGTGGTGAAGATGTACGAAGACCTCGTGCACAAGTACAACAAGGACTTCGCCCAGTGGGAGCAGGTGAAGAAAATCGTGCTGCTGCCTCAACTCTGGACCGTAGAAACCGGTGAAATGACGCCCACCCTGAAAGTCAAGCGCAAGATCATTACGGCTAATAATAAAGACCTCATTGACAGCTTGTACCAACAAGCTGTGAAATCGTAA
- a CDS encoding MarR family winged helix-turn-helix transcriptional regulator, producing the protein MTPEETVDYNIKVAWHAISRMYNTQAAKHDITTSIGFVLLNIDQENGTPATKIAPLLGLETRSLTRILRSMEEKGLIYKQADTQDKRSVRIFLTEEGLRGKEISRQTVRHFNLKVREKIPQSELNVFFKVVGQITGMIEGKTLYDDFKPKPLRSESPA; encoded by the coding sequence ATGACACCCGAAGAAACCGTCGATTATAACATCAAAGTTGCCTGGCACGCCATTTCGCGCATGTACAATACGCAGGCGGCTAAGCACGACATCACCACGAGCATTGGCTTCGTGCTGCTGAACATCGACCAGGAGAACGGTACGCCTGCCACCAAGATAGCGCCTTTGTTGGGGCTGGAAACTCGCTCCCTGACGCGTATTCTACGCAGCATGGAAGAGAAAGGCCTCATCTATAAACAGGCTGACACCCAGGATAAACGTTCGGTGCGCATCTTCCTGACGGAAGAGGGCCTACGGGGTAAAGAAATTTCCCGCCAAACGGTACGTCACTTCAACCTGAAGGTGCGTGAGAAAATCCCGCAGAGCGAGCTGAACGTGTTTTTTAAGGTAGTAGGTCAGATCACCGGCATGATTGAGGGTAAAACCCTTTACGACGACTTCAAACCGAAACCTTTGCGCTCCGAGTCGCCGGCTTAG